A genomic stretch from Chloroflexaceae bacterium includes:
- a CDS encoding HAMP domain-containing histidine kinase: MISSAASVSLPALLGVSASAGCLLSLDQVRHLAMLAVQRRPADLHARIIFGGPLGDLEEGTLWGDPWQNAPFLIIAGEQGALALVSRAEGERFRCVMLSDPERVDHAVMALSQFGDETLSLPELAAPEPQRAFVGTLVAALVADPRLNAIDLPALMPAERRWIELARVSGRCPDLPALFATPDLRQALHEQGVDRALIGTLSADRRQMRVLAAIGGKGPATIGLQGRLVDTVLRSRRPGSTASAAESGLDAEGQRWLGTSTLTAIPLQRDGTLWGLLLAASQRPLANAARAALHGLGALISATHGIAAPTVGEAASPASAARSPRPGAAAPAPRTGEVGPMRARRQAALAGDIGALFERLTDAVVLVDGQGRLVSYTSAAAAALGLGQAARGHSLVESGASCLTPLLSEALMADGPVEGTVQLPRGGQANVTVRGIDDALWSFLIFPAGEPKSAPPAPQPKQPAALSEREQQETFLSNFSRVIQVPLRELRTLITSVPAAGELNEQQSRLIGQVVRLNSELTMLVNDLLSLGQIRLQAQEVGAPLRLDLLIEAAVGLQYAEFGRRGQHVTVDLAPGLPRVIGSEEGLGRAINALIDNAIKYSPGGAHIRVAARHEAGNVLVMVEDSGYGLSEEEAAQVFEPFYRAESAERAGVSGRGLGLTIAKAVIEQHGGQIWVDSRPEGGSTFTFRLPCADTDAAGGA; this comes from the coding sequence ATGATCAGTTCTGCGGCGTCCGTTTCGCTTCCAGCTTTGCTGGGAGTTTCGGCCAGCGCCGGATGCCTGCTCAGTCTCGATCAGGTGCGGCATCTGGCGATGCTGGCAGTACAGCGCCGCCCGGCGGATCTGCATGCGCGGATTATCTTCGGCGGGCCGCTTGGCGATCTGGAAGAGGGTACGCTGTGGGGCGATCCGTGGCAGAACGCGCCGTTTTTGATTATTGCCGGCGAGCAGGGGGCCCTGGCCCTGGTGTCGCGCGCCGAGGGAGAGCGCTTTCGCTGCGTGATGCTGAGCGACCCGGAGCGGGTGGACCACGCGGTGATGGCGCTCTCCCAGTTCGGCGACGAGACGCTGAGCCTGCCGGAACTGGCCGCGCCCGAGCCGCAACGCGCCTTTGTGGGAACACTGGTTGCGGCGCTGGTGGCCGATCCGCGCTTGAACGCGATCGATCTGCCCGCGCTGATGCCCGCCGAGCGGCGCTGGATCGAGCTGGCGCGGGTCTCTGGCCGCTGCCCCGACCTGCCCGCCCTCTTTGCCACTCCCGACCTGCGCCAGGCGCTCCACGAGCAAGGGGTGGATCGCGCGCTGATCGGGACGTTGAGCGCCGACCGGCGCCAGATGCGGGTGCTCGCTGCGATAGGCGGCAAAGGACCGGCGACGATCGGGTTGCAGGGACGTCTGGTTGACACGGTGCTGCGCAGCAGACGCCCCGGCAGCACCGCCAGCGCCGCCGAGAGCGGCCTGGACGCCGAGGGGCAACGCTGGCTGGGAACCTCGACGCTGACGGCGATCCCCCTGCAACGGGACGGCACTCTCTGGGGGCTGCTGCTGGCGGCGAGCCAGCGCCCGCTGGCGAACGCCGCGCGGGCAGCGTTGCACGGTCTGGGCGCGCTCATCAGCGCCACGCACGGGATCGCCGCGCCAACCGTCGGCGAGGCCGCTTCGCCAGCTTCTGCCGCCCGCTCCCCCCGACCGGGCGCCGCGGCGCCCGCTCCGCGAACCGGTGAGGTCGGGCCGATGCGCGCGCGCCGCCAGGCGGCGCTGGCTGGCGATATCGGCGCATTGTTCGAGCGCCTGACCGATGCGGTGGTGCTGGTGGACGGCCAGGGCCGGCTGGTGAGTTACACCTCCGCGGCGGCGGCGGCCCTGGGCCTGGGGCAAGCGGCGCGCGGACACAGCCTGGTCGAGAGCGGCGCGTCGTGCCTGACGCCACTGCTGAGCGAGGCGCTGATGGCCGATGGGCCAGTGGAGGGAACGGTGCAGTTGCCGCGGGGCGGGCAGGCAAACGTCACGGTGCGCGGCATTGACGATGCCCTCTGGAGCTTCCTCATCTTCCCCGCCGGCGAGCCGAAGAGCGCCCCGCCGGCGCCGCAGCCGAAGCAGCCGGCCGCCCTGAGCGAACGCGAGCAGCAAGAGACCTTCCTGAGCAACTTTTCGCGCGTCATTCAGGTTCCATTACGGGAGTTGCGCACCCTGATCACCAGCGTGCCGGCAGCAGGCGAACTCAACGAGCAACAGTCGCGCCTGATCGGGCAGGTGGTGCGGCTGAACAGCGAGTTAACAATGCTGGTGAACGACCTGCTCTCGCTAGGGCAGATCCGCCTTCAGGCCCAGGAAGTCGGCGCGCCATTGCGCCTCGATCTGCTGATCGAAGCCGCCGTCGGCCTGCAATACGCCGAGTTCGGGCGACGGGGCCAGCACGTGACAGTGGACCTGGCGCCCGGCCTGCCGCGGGTGATCGGCTCTGAAGAAGGGCTGGGCCGGGCGATCAATGCCTTGATTGACAATGCGATCAAGTACAGCCCCGGCGGGGCGCACATCCGCGTCGCCGCGCGCCACGAAGCCGGCAATGTTCTGGTCATGGTCGAAGATAGCGGGTATGGACTGAGCGAAGAGGAGGCGGCGCAGGTCTTTGAACCCTTCTACCGGGCCGAAAGCGCCGAACGCGCGGGCGTATCGGGCCGAGGTCTGGGGCTGACAATCGCCAAAGCAGTGATCGAGCAACACGGCGGCCAGATCTGGGTTGACAGCCGTCCCGAGGGCGGCAGCACCTTCACGTTCCGGCTGCCCTGCGCTGATACAGACGCCGCCGGGGGAGCGTAA
- a CDS encoding DUF4388 domain-containing protein has protein sequence MFLQGSFSTISAAALIQTLCNERRAAQIEAWREKAVARVWVDEGLVIAAQCEGREGPEAVFRLIEWPDGLFRVVRLPANVQATMAVPPEELLLEAARRRDERIG, from the coding sequence ATGTTTTTGCAGGGCAGTTTCAGCACCATCAGCGCCGCAGCCCTGATTCAGACGCTCTGCAACGAGCGGCGCGCGGCGCAGATCGAAGCCTGGCGCGAGAAAGCCGTGGCGCGCGTCTGGGTGGACGAAGGCCTGGTGATTGCCGCGCAATGCGAAGGGCGCGAAGGCCCTGAGGCGGTATTTCGTCTGATTGAGTGGCCCGATGGCCTGTTCAGGGTCGTGCGACTGCCGGCCAATGTTCAGGCCACGATGGCCGTGCCACCTGAAGAGTTGCTGCTCGAGGCGGCGCGCCGCCGCGATGAGCGCATCGGATGA
- a CDS encoding response regulator transcription factor yields the protein MRQILIVDDEADLVWAVGQALRQEGYTLRVAYDGNEALELCRYIMPDLIILDVSMPHMDGLTLCRALRRDPGLADVPVLFLTGRDMIEDRLRGFEVGGDDYLVKPFDLRELKARVHALLRRTARSAPNLAETGVLRVGALSLNLQTRTVQIDDEVRQLTPAEFELLNFLMRHPDEVYSSEQLLRHVWGYAPDAAEPGLVRWHVMNLRNKIERDPARPAYLCTVPRHGYILRNGLSEQPAKAQGNQAAAR from the coding sequence ATGCGCCAGATACTTATCGTTGACGATGAAGCCGACCTTGTCTGGGCCGTCGGTCAGGCTCTGCGCCAGGAGGGATACACGCTCAGGGTCGCTTATGACGGCAACGAGGCCCTGGAACTCTGTCGCTACATTATGCCGGATCTGATCATCCTCGATGTCTCTATGCCGCACATGGACGGCCTCACCCTCTGCCGCGCCCTGCGCCGCGATCCAGGCCTGGCCGACGTGCCGGTGCTCTTCCTGACGGGACGGGATATGATTGAGGATCGCCTGCGCGGGTTCGAGGTGGGCGGCGATGATTACCTGGTTAAGCCCTTCGATCTCCGTGAGCTGAAGGCGCGCGTGCATGCCCTGCTGCGCCGCACCGCCCGGTCAGCGCCCAACCTGGCCGAAACCGGCGTGCTCCGCGTCGGCGCCCTGAGCCTGAACCTGCAAACCCGAACCGTACAGATTGACGACGAGGTGCGCCAGCTTACCCCGGCCGAGTTCGAGTTGCTCAACTTTCTGATGCGCCACCCCGATGAGGTCTACTCTAGCGAACAATTATTGCGGCACGTGTGGGGATATGCGCCCGATGCCGCCGAACCAGGGCTGGTGCGCTGGCACGTGATGAACCTGCGCAACAAGATCGAACGCGATCCCGCCCGGCCTGCCTACCTCTGCACCGTGCCGCGCCACGGGTATATTCTGCGGAATGGTTTATCCGAGCAGCCGGCAAAAGCGCAGGGTAACCAGGCTGCCGCACGCTAG
- a CDS encoding PAS domain-containing protein: MQQPVISPDTARIWQPTLASLFDLWQHVLQDRRSPNSLGRALLGVVAEATRAAWASLMTFDPERHHLQITEAIGLSETIVQTTRVALGEGIAGWVAMHRQPLLLSPDRPAPAHLVGHMRRDAIGSALCVPMISDGELYGVLNLARKEGEPPFTEEDLWFAALVAERQALALKTAQLYAELAHRERFMERILESLPISLVVLNRRLQVVLANQNFFLKLRRNPVQTIGRTIKHLFPAVLLQYMRLEERVKEVFASGAAFDGGKVAFTAPGLGKRNYYYRLVPLKQGADVDHVLLLIEDVTEREKLGEEVRRVERHLAGVVNQASDLVVSLTPDGKIITWNPAAEQVSGLRAEQVCGEPFVKLCAPDQHWAVQDMLKRLAAGEQVKETEISLLAADPQHPITVAWNCSAMRDDAGKVVGIIAVGRDLTERRRLEAQVVQAAKMASLGVMAGGIAHELRNPLAIIQTNAQLLEEYHDAPELARQCLQHIVASTRRAALIIENLLKFARPPQDRYRLLNVHDVLEETFALLANQLLMANVDLVRAFGPDVPMIYGNPVLLQQVFTNLILNAMAAMPQGGRITVTTRSAGEQIEILVCDTGVGIAPEHLSRIFDPFFTTRPVGMGTGLGLSISYSIVQQHHGHISVESQPGRGACFTIRLPADV, from the coding sequence ATGCAGCAACCGGTTATTTCGCCCGATACCGCCCGCATCTGGCAGCCAACCCTGGCCTCGCTGTTCGACCTGTGGCAGCATGTGCTGCAGGACCGGCGCAGCCCGAACAGCCTGGGGCGCGCGTTGCTCGGCGTGGTCGCCGAGGCCACCCGCGCCGCCTGGGCCTCGCTAATGACCTTTGACCCTGAACGGCACCACCTGCAGATCACCGAGGCCATCGGTCTCTCCGAAACGATCGTTCAAACTACCCGTGTCGCCCTCGGAGAAGGCATCGCCGGGTGGGTCGCTATGCACCGCCAGCCGCTCCTGCTCTCGCCAGACCGTCCTGCCCCCGCCCACCTGGTCGGGCATATGCGCCGCGACGCCATCGGTTCGGCCCTCTGCGTGCCGATGATCAGCGATGGCGAACTCTACGGCGTCTTGAACCTGGCCCGCAAGGAGGGTGAGCCGCCATTCACCGAGGAGGATCTGTGGTTCGCCGCCCTGGTGGCCGAGCGGCAGGCCCTTGCGCTCAAAACAGCGCAACTGTACGCCGAACTGGCCCATCGTGAACGGTTCATGGAGCGCATCCTGGAGAGTCTGCCGATCTCCCTGGTCGTGCTCAACCGGCGTCTCCAGGTCGTTCTGGCCAATCAGAACTTCTTCCTCAAACTGCGGCGCAATCCCGTCCAGACCATTGGACGCACCATCAAGCATCTGTTTCCCGCGGTGCTGTTGCAGTATATGCGCCTGGAAGAGCGCGTCAAAGAAGTGTTTGCCAGTGGAGCGGCGTTCGATGGAGGAAAGGTGGCTTTTACCGCTCCTGGCCTGGGCAAACGGAATTATTACTACCGCCTCGTTCCGCTCAAACAGGGCGCCGACGTTGATCATGTCTTGCTCTTGATTGAAGACGTGACCGAACGCGAGAAGCTGGGCGAGGAGGTGCGCCGCGTCGAGCGGCACCTTGCCGGCGTGGTCAATCAGGCCAGCGATCTGGTAGTCTCGCTGACCCCGGATGGGAAGATCATTACCTGGAACCCGGCTGCCGAGCAGGTCTCAGGCTTGCGAGCCGAGCAGGTTTGCGGCGAGCCGTTCGTCAAGCTCTGCGCGCCTGATCAACACTGGGCGGTGCAGGACATGCTCAAGCGTCTCGCGGCGGGTGAGCAGGTCAAGGAAACCGAGATCAGCCTGCTCGCCGCCGATCCGCAGCATCCAATCACTGTGGCCTGGAATTGTTCGGCCATGCGCGACGACGCGGGCAAGGTAGTGGGCATCATTGCCGTAGGTCGCGATCTCACCGAGCGGCGACGCCTCGAAGCGCAGGTGGTGCAGGCGGCCAAGATGGCCTCCCTGGGGGTCATGGCGGGCGGCATCGCCCACGAATTGCGTAATCCGCTGGCGATTATCCAGACCAACGCGCAGTTGCTTGAAGAGTACCACGATGCTCCAGAACTGGCCCGGCAGTGCCTCCAGCACATCGTCGCTTCCACCAGGCGCGCGGCGCTGATTATCGAGAACCTGCTGAAGTTCGCCCGTCCGCCTCAGGACCGCTACCGGTTGCTGAATGTCCACGACGTGCTGGAGGAGACCTTTGCCCTGCTCGCCAACCAGCTTCTGATGGCAAACGTTGACCTGGTTCGCGCGTTCGGTCCTGATGTGCCGATGATCTACGGCAATCCGGTGCTGCTCCAGCAGGTCTTTACCAACCTGATCCTCAATGCGATGGCGGCGATGCCTCAGGGCGGGCGCATTACGGTGACAACCCGCAGCGCTGGCGAGCAGATCGAAATCCTGGTGTGTGATACCGGCGTCGGCATCGCTCCCGAGCATCTGTCGCGCATTTTTGACCCGTTCTTCACCACGCGACCCGTCGGGATGGGCACCGGCCTGGGCCTGTCAATCAGCTATAGCATCGTGCAGCAGCATCATGGTCACATCAGCGTCGAGAGCCAGCCTGGCCGCGGCGCCTGTTTCACCATCCGTCTGCCCGCCGATGTGTAA
- a CDS encoding cobalamin-dependent protein (Presence of a B(12) (cobalamin)-binding domain implies dependence on cobalamin itself, in one of its several forms, or in some unusual lineages, dependence on a cobalamin-like analog.) has translation MTTPATSAARGSGPSLMKLVQHIPETRRWRRQADALIVIGRQFELMAQERGVEAHVALGTLRFSLFHLHQGRIAQLAPLCRSVTVYGEADVEPPKIPHVTFVPMPAGSPLSQEWFLIVDSPVFWASMISRVSVDRANSAARRYQFEGVLTAEERVVSRASLLLSLARGQAPPEAPQRDPVSNAARWARIAYALASHSEAQRLKLVDCLGELPELQSLLAESSLEYDQMVPLAMDALRRFCGTVGELLYRYTDGSLVPVAWSAASPPPPHSLTEGLVGQAFQKRQLAMQALVPTDPEYALLGGAASALAIPISARGQPWGVLLIGQAEPDPHEAEGLARAVGLATLLEQLIDSSGESAGQPAPRAPAARKTAFGATAAAAPFGAAPFGPGAPAPAAAAPFGPGTPAPTAAPFANGGLNLPGAEIFGPGRAAEGFAAAPAPGSPAAAPSLAFSAISAASAPLPGPSAPSFGLPTWLPPGAAEAATGGVAAGPAVVTPGPQAGSLPPSQGFPIYQRRLLGALVAFDQNTAEEVWREAGALYPAEALCTELLMPVQVAIGEGWHRGEVSVAMEHFASRFVESKLHNLFTAHRDNPHGPLAVIGCAQGELHELGPLTVALFLKWAGFRVNYLGQTVPNSTLESLVRTLRPQILGLSATTVEAAHHLTEAGQILSRIEPPRPLFIFGGMAFFERPDLRARVQGGQYMDGDPRSIARRLAAQFIRG, from the coding sequence ATGACTACTCCTGCAACATCCGCCGCGCGCGGGTCCGGGCCATCCCTGATGAAACTGGTGCAGCATATTCCCGAGACGCGCCGCTGGCGCCGCCAGGCTGACGCTCTGATCGTCATCGGCCGGCAATTCGAGCTGATGGCGCAGGAGCGCGGAGTCGAGGCGCACGTCGCGCTGGGCACGCTGCGTTTCTCGCTCTTTCATCTGCACCAGGGACGCATCGCGCAACTGGCGCCTCTGTGCCGGAGCGTGACAGTGTATGGCGAGGCCGATGTTGAGCCGCCAAAGATCCCCCATGTGACCTTTGTGCCGATGCCGGCAGGATCGCCGTTAAGCCAGGAATGGTTTCTGATCGTTGACAGTCCGGTATTCTGGGCCTCGATGATCAGCCGGGTCAGTGTGGATCGCGCCAATAGCGCAGCGCGACGTTACCAGTTCGAGGGGGTGCTGACAGCCGAGGAGCGGGTGGTCAGCCGCGCCAGTCTGCTCCTCAGCCTGGCGCGGGGCCAGGCGCCTCCCGAGGCGCCTCAGCGCGATCCGGTGAGTAATGCGGCCCGCTGGGCCAGGATCGCCTACGCCCTGGCAAGCCACTCGGAAGCGCAGCGCCTCAAGCTGGTTGATTGCCTCGGCGAGCTGCCCGAATTGCAGTCGCTGCTGGCCGAGTCCTCACTGGAGTACGACCAGATGGTGCCGCTGGCGATGGACGCCCTGCGCCGCTTCTGTGGCACGGTAGGCGAGTTGCTCTATCGCTACACGGACGGTTCCCTGGTGCCGGTTGCCTGGAGCGCGGCCAGTCCGCCGCCGCCGCACTCGCTGACCGAAGGACTGGTAGGGCAGGCTTTTCAGAAGCGCCAGCTCGCTATGCAGGCGCTGGTGCCCACCGATCCCGAGTATGCCCTTCTCGGCGGGGCCGCTTCGGCGCTTGCCATCCCGATCAGCGCCCGCGGCCAGCCCTGGGGCGTGCTGCTGATCGGCCAGGCGGAACCCGATCCGCACGAGGCGGAAGGGCTGGCACGGGCGGTGGGCCTGGCAACGTTGCTGGAACAGTTAATTGATTCTAGCGGGGAGAGCGCCGGCCAGCCTGCGCCGCGCGCGCCAGCGGCCCGGAAGACGGCCTTCGGCGCCACAGCCGCCGCCGCTCCCTTCGGCGCCGCGCCCTTCGGCCCCGGCGCCCCCGCCCCCGCTGCTGCCGCGCCCTTCGGCCCCGGCACCCCCGCCCCCACCGCCGCCCCCTTTGCGAATGGCGGTTTGAACTTGCCCGGAGCGGAGATCTTCGGACCGGGCAGAGCGGCGGAAGGATTCGCGGCGGCGCCCGCTCCGGGGTCGCCAGCGGCCGCGCCATCGCTGGCGTTCAGCGCGATCTCCGCTGCGAGCGCACCGCTGCCAGGGCCATCGGCTCCGTCGTTTGGCCTGCCGACATGGTTGCCTCCAGGAGCTGCAGAAGCGGCGACTGGCGGCGTGGCTGCTGGCCCGGCGGTTGTGACGCCCGGGCCTCAGGCGGGATCGCTGCCGCCCAGCCAGGGCTTCCCGATCTACCAGCGGCGCCTGCTGGGCGCGCTGGTGGCATTTGACCAGAATACTGCCGAGGAGGTCTGGCGCGAAGCCGGGGCGCTTTACCCGGCGGAGGCGCTGTGCACCGAGTTGCTGATGCCGGTGCAGGTGGCGATCGGCGAGGGCTGGCACCGGGGCGAAGTCTCGGTAGCTATGGAGCATTTCGCCAGCCGCTTCGTAGAGAGCAAGTTGCACAATCTGTTTACCGCCCACCGGGATAATCCCCACGGGCCGCTGGCGGTCATCGGCTGCGCCCAGGGCGAACTGCACGAGCTTGGCCCGCTTACCGTCGCGCTGTTCTTGAAATGGGCCGGATTTCGGGTAAACTACCTGGGGCAAACGGTGCCAAACTCAACCCTGGAATCGCTGGTGCGCACCCTGCGCCCCCAGATCCTGGGGCTATCGGCAACCACGGTAGAAGCGGCGCACCATCTAACCGAGGCCGGACAGATCCTCAGCCGGATCGAACCGCCACGTCCGCTGTTCATCTTTGGCGGCATGGCCTTCTTTGAGCGGCCCGATCTGCGGGCGCGCGTCCAGGGAGGCCAGTACATGGACGGCGATCCGCGGAGCATCGCGCGCCGTCTGGCGGCTCAGTTTATCAGGGGATAA
- the gvpN gene encoding gas vesicle protein GvpN, producing MTLAARTVVEPGRATLALRPGATFIATEALRDVAARALGYLQAGFPVHFRGPAGTGKTTLAMHVASQLGRPVMLLVGDEEFSASDLVGGRHGYRYRRVVDRFIHSVVKYEEDAVQRWVDSRLTTACREGFTLIYDEFTRSRPEANNVLLTVLEERMLVLPTSGSSEVYIKVHPEFRAIFTSNPQEYAGVHATQDALADRLITIDLDFYDQRTEAAILAASTGIDPEDASRIAGLVHAYRASGAYAQTPTMRAGMMIARISAMQDLRVSADDPRFVALCLDVLESKRAFNARDQEQRRRHRELLLNLIYEHCPGRS from the coding sequence ATGACCCTGGCGGCACGTACCGTAGTAGAACCAGGCCGCGCCACTCTGGCGTTACGCCCCGGCGCCACCTTCATCGCCACCGAAGCCCTCCGCGACGTGGCAGCGCGCGCCCTGGGCTACCTTCAGGCCGGGTTTCCGGTCCACTTTCGCGGCCCCGCCGGAACCGGCAAGACCACCCTGGCCATGCACGTGGCCTCCCAGCTTGGCCGGCCGGTTATGCTGCTCGTCGGCGATGAAGAGTTCTCGGCCTCCGACCTGGTTGGCGGGCGGCACGGCTATCGCTATCGCCGCGTGGTGGATCGCTTCATCCACTCCGTCGTCAAGTATGAAGAAGATGCCGTCCAGCGCTGGGTGGACAGCCGTCTCACCACTGCCTGCCGAGAAGGCTTTACGCTCATCTACGACGAGTTTACCCGCTCGCGCCCGGAGGCCAATAATGTGCTGCTCACCGTGCTGGAGGAGCGCATGCTCGTGTTGCCGACCAGTGGCAGCAGCGAAGTTTACATCAAGGTTCACCCCGAGTTCCGAGCCATTTTCACCAGTAACCCGCAAGAGTATGCCGGCGTGCATGCTACCCAGGACGCCCTGGCCGACCGCCTGATTACGATTGACCTGGATTTCTATGACCAGCGCACCGAGGCGGCCATTCTCGCCGCTTCGACCGGGATTGACCCCGAAGACGCGAGCCGGATCGCCGGTCTGGTGCACGCCTATCGCGCCAGCGGCGCCTATGCCCAGACGCCGACGATGCGCGCAGGCATGATGATCGCCCGCATCAGCGCGATGCAGGATCTGCGCGTCAGCGCTGACGATCCGCGTTTTGTCGCCCTGTGCCTCGACGTGCTCGAGTCAAAACGCGCCTTCAATGCTCGCGATCAGGAGCAACGCCGCCGGCACCGTGAGTTGCTGCTCAACCTCATCTATGAACACTGTCCGGGGAGGAGTTAA
- a CDS encoding ADP-ribosylation factor-like protein has protein sequence MFINWALGEINLKIVYYGAALSGKTTNLQFIYARTPANLRGRLISLKTQQDRTLLFDFLQLEIGKVANLRPKFKLYTVPGQVYYAASRRLILQGTDGVVFVVDSQAGRMSENEESWYTMEQHLIELGHDLNTFPIVVQFNKRDLPHALPVQELRRRLPIEGRPCFEASAIKGYGVFDTLKASMNSVVAAVRRAV, from the coding sequence ATGTTTATCAACTGGGCGCTGGGCGAAATCAATTTGAAGATTGTATACTACGGCGCGGCATTGAGCGGCAAGACTACTAATTTGCAGTTCATCTATGCGCGCACGCCAGCTAATTTGCGCGGACGGCTTATCTCGTTGAAGACCCAGCAGGATCGCACGCTGCTGTTTGATTTTCTGCAACTGGAGATCGGGAAGGTTGCCAACCTTAGACCAAAGTTCAAGCTCTACACTGTGCCCGGTCAGGTCTACTACGCCGCCAGCCGGCGCCTGATCCTCCAGGGCACCGACGGCGTCGTTTTTGTGGTCGACTCGCAGGCTGGACGCATGTCGGAAAACGAGGAGTCCTGGTACACTATGGAACAGCACCTGATCGAACTGGGCCATGACCTCAACACGTTTCCGATTGTGGTCCAGTTCAACAAGCGCGACCTGCCGCACGCCCTGCCCGTCCAGGAGTTGCGCCGGCGCCTGCCGATTGAAGGGCGCCCCTGCTTCGAGGCGTCGGCGATCAAAGGCTACGGGGTCTTCGATACGCTGAAAGCGAGCATGAACAGCGTGGTGGCAGCCGTGCGACGCGCCGTGTAG
- a CDS encoding Hsp20/alpha crystallin family protein: MRDEQRQRRPEGAFAVGLGGIFKNLGDMISLLAEIAEREDVLIERGGEVRGERFRAVYGFNIRTGLNGDLRVERFGNLRSTAAGPAVTPVREPLVDVFDEGETIIVIAELPGVEESEVRVEVHGDVLSLETTGERRYAREILLPAPVVPDALQQTYRNGILELRLTRQP, encoded by the coding sequence ATGCGTGACGAACAACGCCAGCGCCGACCCGAGGGCGCCTTTGCAGTTGGGTTGGGCGGCATCTTCAAGAACCTGGGCGACATGATCAGTCTGCTCGCCGAAATCGCCGAACGCGAGGATGTGCTGATCGAGCGCGGCGGTGAAGTGCGCGGCGAACGCTTTCGCGCCGTTTACGGCTTCAACATTCGCACCGGTCTCAATGGCGATCTGCGCGTGGAGCGCTTCGGCAACCTGCGCTCCACCGCCGCCGGGCCGGCCGTCACGCCGGTGCGCGAGCCGCTGGTAGATGTCTTCGATGAGGGCGAGACGATTATCGTGATTGCCGAGTTGCCAGGGGTAGAGGAGTCCGAGGTGCGGGTCGAGGTGCATGGCGACGTGCTCAGCCTGGAAACGACCGGTGAGCGCCGCTACGCCCGTGAGATCTTGCTGCCCGCCCCCGTTGTTCCTGACGCCCTGCAACAAACCTATCGCAACGGGATTCTTGAACTGCGGCTGACCAGGCAACCCTGA
- the gvpA gene encoding gas vesicle structural protein GvpA (There are 14 genes on the gvp gene cluster in halophilic archaea. The product of gvpA is a structural component of gas vesicles, which provide buoyancy to cells and promote flotation. It has been reported that the products of gvpAO and gvpFGJKLM represent the minimal set required for gas vesicle formation in halophilic archaea.), whose translation MAVEKVNASSSLAEVVDRILDKGVVIDAWARVSLVGIELLAIEARVVIAGVDTYLKYAEAVGLTASAAAPA comes from the coding sequence ATGGCCGTCGAGAAGGTGAATGCGTCGAGCAGCCTGGCCGAAGTCGTGGATCGCATTCTGGACAAGGGCGTGGTGATTGACGCCTGGGCCCGCGTCTCCCTGGTCGGTATCGAGTTGCTGGCCATTGAGGCCCGCGTGGTGATCGCCGGCGTTGATACGTACCTCAAGTATGCTGAGGCCGTGGGCCTGACGGCTTCGGCAGCGGCGCCGGCCTAG
- a CDS encoding roadblock/LC7 domain-containing protein: MSRSSIVLSPAHLAAIQNLLAQFGQQADVRCAFLGDLSGQELASWEGRGQLDVSSVAALAAGDLMATMEIAQLLGGKRTCNLIVQEHDDMTILVSRVGEGLFLLLATAKDVPLGWSRLAIKRAAERILAIVGKAAMTPPPSAVNDDFVRNFAAHLDNIW; this comes from the coding sequence ATGTCACGTTCTTCTATCGTTCTGTCTCCAGCCCATCTGGCGGCTATCCAGAACTTGCTCGCCCAATTCGGCCAGCAGGCCGATGTACGGTGCGCATTTCTGGGCGACCTGAGCGGCCAGGAACTGGCAAGCTGGGAAGGTCGCGGGCAGCTCGATGTGTCGAGCGTCGCCGCGCTGGCCGCGGGCGATCTCATGGCCACGATGGAGATCGCGCAACTGCTGGGGGGTAAGCGCACCTGTAATCTGATTGTCCAGGAACATGACGATATGACCATCCTCGTCTCGCGGGTTGGCGAGGGGCTGTTCCTGTTGCTGGCCACAGCCAAAGACGTGCCCCTGGGATGGTCGCGACTGGCAATCAAACGTGCAGCGGAACGCATCCTGGCGATCGTCGGCAAGGCCGCCATGACGCCGCCGCCCTCGGCTGTAAACGACGATTTTGTGCGCAATTTCGCCGCCCACCTTGATAATATCTGGTAG